Proteins from a genomic interval of Zingiber officinale cultivar Zhangliang chromosome 2A, Zo_v1.1, whole genome shotgun sequence:
- the LOC122041097 gene encoding RNA polymerase II C-terminal domain phosphatase-like 3 — MLFAGSNLLFLNHSEEKPLDLMARERPRGGRALDGETSDVDSSESLEEISAEDFKQEGRAGRSRVWMGYPMSKNYGPSLYNFAWAQAVQNKPLGLDLKPMSAGDLTDNVDAKGKPQEEAYDVIVEDSNQEDDVEMEKEEGELEEGEIELGSEPLVVDETTQLSSDIPENEPEKKESDGEELQDISEFDKRISLILEELDTITVEEAETSFEAVCLRLRKSFEDLKPMFTGIESSDTVLLVLVQQAVMAIQTTYSALNSVTMQKKDQNKQLLLRLLIHIKNQYSVLFTLEQVKEIDTLVNSLVFEDNKKEKADLTNGPVVSLHGSNVLEKACLVPEALDLPKLVLPTRSKNRVDFSPLLDLHADYNEDSLPSPTRENLPKFSIPKPIGLGMVLPVSSQPITAKNGGEDVMLHPYVTDALKAVSSYQLKFGSNSILSTDRLPSPTPSEDGGQGDDSTEEVSSSTVSCNPRAVHAATQFQMVKSRSSAPCTNSSISNQSHPVEQLNPMSKPALKPALKRRDPRLKFVNNEVKSISDEGRVTEPDLLKSDPVGVATNSKKHKTDESVARDHMMKKQRHKLTTSREMETASGSGWSEAKNVIPQPSFKIQVNENFQVDVRKSGTAAAVPDKKPIFDNNFDELSGLRSIPKSNPTPTISLPSLLKAVNPTILLQLHQMEQQRIAAENQKKNAVSTSDSANVLSVNELPGTVASINSTPLKSKESGLNQPGISLIPSQMASSSTQPDVARIRMKPRDPRRILHDNMVQKNDGVVYQQSKIDAAASDPQSSLVRLAAPLQLTKNLANVLPSSQVVTSSPVVPPCNNQPVASQADQVIVEAASGELNDSETTSLLVSEAGSEKGTRQSANPWGDVDHLFDGYNDEQKATIQKERSRRIAEQNKMFAARKLCLVLDLDHTLLNSAKFIEVDLVHEDILRRKEEQDKEMSQRHLFRFQHMGMWTKLRPGIWNFLEKASNLYELHLYTMGNKLYATEMAKVLDPTGTLFAGRVISKGDDADTFDGDERVPKSKDLDGVLGMESAVVIIDDSVRVWPHNKLNLIVVERYTYFPSSRRQFGLLGPSLLEIDHDERPEDGTLASSLAVIERLHQNFFSHNSLKDVDVRNILAAEQRKILAGCRIVFSRIFPVGEANPHMHPLWQTAEQFGAVCTNQIDEQVTRGAGVRGPLGGGTRLLQHVVANSLGTDKVNWALSTGRFVVHPGWVEASALLYRRVSEHDFAVKTMIDSSYKTSTQLTLVN; from the exons ATGCTCTTCGCCGGATCCAATCTGTTGTTCTTGAATCATAGCGAGGAGAAACCACTAGATCTTATGGCGAGGGAACGCCCACGCGGAGGGCGTGCGTTGGATGGGGAGACGTCTGATGTTGACTCATCGGAGTCGCTGGAGGAGATCTCGGCAGAAGATTTCAAGCAGGAAGGAAGGGCTGGGAGATCTAGGGTTTGGATGGGGTATCCGATGTCGAAGAACTACGGCCCCAGTCTGTATAACTTTGCGTGGGCGCAGGCTGTGCAGAATAAGCCTTTGGGATTAGATTTGAAGCCAATGAGTGCTGGCGATCTCACTGACAACGTCGATGCCAAGGGTAAACCGCAGGAGGAAGCTTATGATGTGATTGTAGAAGATAGTAACCAGGAGGATGACGTTGAAATGGAGAAGGAGGAAGGGGAGTTGGAGGAAGGGGAGATTGAGCTTGGGTCAGAGCCGTTGGTGGTTGACGAAACTACTCAGCTGTCTTCAGATATACCTGAAAATGAGCCAGAAAAGAAGGAATCAGATGGAGAAGAGTTGCAAGATATCAGTGAATTTGACAAGCGTATAAGCTTAATCCTGGAAGAGCTAGATACGATTACTGTGGAGGAGGCTGAGAC ATCCTTTGAAGCTGTATGTTTAAGGTTGCGCAAGTCTTTTGAAGACCTGAAGCCGATGTTTACTGGCATAGAGAGTTCAGATACAGTCCTGCTTGTTCTAGTCCAGCAGGCTGTTATGGCAATCCAAACAACTTATTCT GCACTCAATTCAGTTACAATGCAGAAGAAGGACCAGAACAAGCAACTTCTTTTGAG GTTACTGATTCACATAAAGAACCAGTATTCTGTTCTTTTTACTCTAGAACAAGTGAAAGAG ATTGATACTCTGGTTAATTCACTTGTTTTCGAGGATAATAAAAAGGAGAAAGCAGATCTTACTAATGGTCCTGTTGTCTCTCTTCATGGTTCAAATGTTttggagaaagcctgtttggttCCAGAAGCACTTGATTTGCCAAAGTTGGTGTTACCTACACGCTCCAAAAATAGGGTAGACTTTAGTCCACTGTTGGATCTTCATGCAGATTACAATGAAGATAGTCTTCCTTCACCTACGAGAGAGAATCTACCAAAGTTCTCTATACCAAAACCCATTGGTCTTGGAATGGTGCTGCCCGTATCTTCTCAGCCAATAACTGCTAAAAATGGAGGTGAAGATGTTATGTTACATCCATATGTAACTGATGCACTAAAGGCTGTCTCATCCTACCAGCTTAAATTTGGCAGTAATTCCATTTTGTCAACTGATCGGCTTCCAAGCCCAACTCCCTCAGAGGATGGTGGCCAAGGAGATGATTCCACCGAGGAAGTATCCAGTTCTACAGTTTCTTGTAACCCAAGAGCTGTTCATGCGGCAACTCAATTTCAGATGGTCAAATCTAGGAGCAGTGCTCCATGTACAAATAGCTCAATTAGCAACCAATCTCATCCGGTTGAGCAGCTCAACCCCATGTCaaaacctgctttaaaacctgcATTAAAGAGGAGAGATCCAAGGCTTAAGTTTGTGAACAATGAAGTGAAAAGTATTTCTGATGAGGGAAGAGTTACAGAACCTGATCTACTCAAGAGTGATCCAGTAGGAGTGGCTACAAATAGTAAGAAGCATAAGACAGATGAGTCTGTAGCTAGGGACCATATGATGAAAAAACAAAGACATAAGCTTACAACTTCCAGAGAAATGGAGACGGCATCAGGGAGTGGGTGGTCAGAAGCCAAGAATGTTATCCCTCAACCAAGTTTCAAGATCCAAGTGAATGaaaattttcaggttgatgttagGAAATCAGGAACTGCAGCAGCTGTTCCTGATAAAAAACCaatttttgataataattttgacGAGTTAAGTGGGCTTAGATCAATTCCTAAAAGTAATCCCACTCCCACTATTTCTTTGCCTTCTTTACTAAAAGCTGTAAACCCAACCATTCTTTTGCAACTACATCAAATGGAACAGCAGAGGATAGCAGCAGAGAATCAGAAGAAAAATGCTGTTTCAACAAGTGACAGTGCAAATGTTTTGAGTGTTAATGAACTGCCAGGAACAGTTGCTTCAATAAATTCGACTCCACTTAAGTCAAAAGAATCTGGACTTAACCAACCTGGAATATCTCTGATCCCTTCACAGATGGCTTCTTCG AGCACCCAACCTGATGTTGCGAGAATTCGCATGAAACCTCGTGATCCCCGCCGTATTCTCCATGATAATATGGTTCAGAAGAATGATGGTGTTGTATATCAACAAAGCAAAATAGATGCAGCTGCTTCTGATCCTCAAAGTAGTTTGGTACGTTTGGCTGCTCCTTTGCAGCTAACCAAGAACCTTGCAAATGTTTTGCCGAGTTCCCAAGTAGTTACCTCTTCACCAGTGGTTCCACCCTGTAACAACCAGCCAGTTGCAAGTCAAGCCGACCAAGTGATAGTAGAGGCAGCTTCAGGAGAGTTGAATGATTCAGAGACCACCTCTCTTTTGGTTTCTGAAGCAGGCAGCGAGAAAGGTACCAGACAATCAGCCAATCCTTGGGGAGATGTTGACCACTTATTTGATGGCTATAACGATGAGCAAAAGGCAACCATCCAAAAAGAGAGATCAAGGAGGATAGCAGAACAGAATAAAATGTTTGCTGCTAGGAAGCTTTGTCTTGTCCTTGATTTGGACCATACCCTACTTAATTCTGCAAAG TTTATAGAAGTTGATCTGGTTCATGAAGATATTTTGaggagaaaagaagagcaagataAAGAGATGTCACAACGACATCTTTTCCGCTTCCAACATATGGGAATGTGGACAAAATTGAGACCAGGCATCTGGAATTTTCTGGAGAAG GCTAGCAACCTCTATGAACTTCATTTATATACCATGGGAAACAAACTCTATGCTACAGAAATGGCAAAGGTGCTAGATCCAACAGGGACATTGTTTGCTGGCCGGGTCATCTCTAAGGGAGATGATGCTGATACTTTTGATGGTGATGAAAGGGTTCCCAAAAGCAAAGATCTAGATGGTGTTTTGGGTATGGAATCGGCAGTGGTGATTATTGATGACTCTGTTAGAGTATGGCCACACAACAAACTCAATTTGATTGTTGTGGAGAG ATATACCTACTTTCCGAGTAGTAGGCGCCAATTTGGACTTCTTGGACCTTCTCTTCTTGAGATTGATCACGATGAGAGGCCAGAAGATGGTACACTTGCTTCTTCATTGGCG GTCATTGAGCGTCTTCACCAGAACTTCTTCTCGCATAACTCCTTAAAAGATGTTGACGTCCGTAATATACTTGCAGCCGAGCAACGAAAAATTCTTGCTGGTTGTCGT